AGCTTTTCCACAGCGAGCAGCGCTTCGGTGACGGGCACACCGGCTTCCAGGTCGCGCGTGTCGATGACCTCGACCGCGAAAGGCCTCTTCTTCCCGCCCACGTTGACTCCGCCCGCGGCGTTGATCTCCTCGACGGCCAGCCTGATGCCGCGCTCCGCATCCCACCCGTACAGGAACGCCGTGGCAAGAGGTGCGCCGATGACGATCGGCTTCTCGGCCGCCGCCGCGATCCCCGAAAGGCCGCCAAGACAAAGCACTAGCAATAACGCCATCACAATCCTGAACGATTTCATTCTCATCGCCCCCCCCTTGATTGGGTATCCCCCTGCATTATAACAAACAAACAGAATAAAACCGTTTTTGGGAACGGACCGGCCGAATCCGACAGACCCCTCCTCCATCTCCTCCGGATCCGAATACGGGAAGCGGGGCGGCCCTTTACCCTTCGTCCCCGCTGGCCGCCCGGTAGGCGCGGATCCGTTCGGCCATCTCCTCCGGAACCGGCATCGGGCGGAACCCGGCCTCCTGGTCGATGAGGCAGGCCGTCATCTCCGCCTCGAAGCATGCTTCGCCTCCGCCGGCCTCCCCCGTGACCGAGAAGCCGATGCTCGACCTGCCCAACCGGGTCACCCGGACCGTCACCCGGATCTCCTGCCCCGGAACCATGGGGGCCAGGAAAGCGCAGCCGGCCGACACCCACGGGGCCCCCTGCCCGCGGACGGCGATCAGCGTGAGCCACGACACCCCCGCCACCTCCTCGTACCATTCGCCGACGACCTCGACCGCGTACTCGAAGACCTTCGGCGGATAGATCTTCCCGGAGGGGCCGCACTCGCCGTAGAGCACTCGCCGCATTCGAGTGAACGGCTTCCCGCCGGCCTTCGGTTTCCGCGGCGGGATCCCCTCCGTTCGCCCTGTCCGGCTCAGGGCGTCTTCGTTTCCGCCGCACCGGACCCGGTACTCCTCGATCCGTTCCCGGTGCTTCGCGGGGACCGGGGCCGGGGATCCGGTCCCCCGTTCCAGGAAACGGCCCTCGAGGCGGACACGGAAGCATCGCTTCCCCGAGTCGTCCTCGCCCGCCGCAAGGAAGGTGAGGGTTTCCCGTCCGTTCCCCACGACCCACACCCGAACCCGAACCACCTGGTCGGGAAGCAGCGGCCGGAAATATTCGCAGTCGATCCTCGTGAAGTCCGGCTCGAGCCGGTGCCGCTCGATCCACTCCGTCCAGGAGACCCCCAGAACCGACTCGTGCCAGGCCTCCACCGCCTCCACGGCATAGTCGACCGCCCGCGGGGCATAATAGATCCGCGCCGGATCGCAGTCTCCGAATGCGACGCGGCGGCGATAGGTAAACGGTTCTGTAGGCAATTTCATCCCCTTGTCGGCACCTGAACGCCGGCGGAAGCGCCGGTCTTTCAGATCATCAGGTGCATCTTCCGGATCTCCTCGTTGTCGGTGAGCTCCCTCACCGTCCCATGGTAGCGGATCCGGCCGTTGTCGATGATGTAGGCGCGGTCGATGAGCCGCAGCGACGACTTCAGGTTCTGTTCCGAGAGCAGGATGCTGATCCCCGCCTCCTTGAGGCGGAGGATCTGCTCCTCGAGCGCCTTCACGATGAGCGGCGCCAGCCCCTCCGTCGGCTCGTCCAGCAGGAGCAGCCTCGGGTCGCTCATGAGCGCCCTTCCCACGGCGAGCATCGCCCGCTCGCCGCCGCTCAAGAACCCCGCCCTTCGTCCCGCGATCTCCCGGAGCGGCGGGAACAGATCGTACACCTTTTCCCGGCTCCACTCCCCGGTCCGCCGGTGGACGATCCCGAGGTTGTCCTCGACGGTCAGGTCGGCGAAGATCCTCCGGTCGTCGGGAACGTAGCAGATGCCGCGCCGCACGAGCTGGAACGGCTTTTTCCCCGTCACGTCCTCCCCGTCGAAGAAGATGGTCCCCTCCTTCGGCCGGAGCATCCCGCAGACGCTTTTCATGGTGGT
The window above is part of the Deltaproteobacteria bacterium GWC2_65_14 genome. Proteins encoded here:
- a CDS encoding ABC transporter ATP-binding protein; this encodes MMLEVRGIHTYYGLSHILFDVSLSLRRGEIVGLLGRNGAGKTTTMKSVCGMLRPKEGTIFFDGEDVTGKKPFQLVRRGICYVPDDRRIFADLTVEDNLGIVHRRTGEWSREKVYDLFPPLREIAGRRAGFLSGGERAMLAVGRALMSDPRLLLLDEPTEGLAPLIVKALEEQILRLKEAGISILLSEQNLKSSLRLIDRAYIIDNGRIRYHGTVRELTDNEEIRKMHLMI